The following are encoded in a window of Kitasatospora fiedleri genomic DNA:
- a CDS encoding NUDIX domain-containing protein: MAAGPDPAGRRRVLPSLVQRAPDPGRDGRPHHLARADLPRLDPAVTADTVAEPVQTRVCAVLVHDGRVCLIRRQRSAGDQHSLPGGVVEEEDGKDRVDALRRELLEELGLDLAVLPAPPVLRFVQDQETERPGEAEPFRRRHLVYVAHLPDHLAAAVAAVEQDVPDEAPVVWLPVADTAAPHLYPDVGAVLGQAAWPDGTAGGPLLLPAMTTTSYRWR, from the coding sequence ATGGCCGCCGGCCCCGATCCGGCCGGGCGGCGGCGGGTGCTGCCGAGCCTGGTCCAGCGAGCACCTGACCCCGGGCGGGATGGTCGTCCGCACCACCTGGCACGAGCCGACCTGCCCCGCCTGGACCCGGCGGTGACCGCCGACACGGTGGCCGAGCCGGTCCAGACGCGGGTGTGCGCGGTCCTGGTCCACGACGGCCGCGTCTGCCTGATCCGCCGCCAACGCTCGGCCGGTGACCAGCACTCGCTGCCCGGCGGCGTGGTCGAAGAGGAGGACGGCAAGGACCGGGTCGACGCGCTGCGCCGGGAGCTCCTCGAGGAGCTCGGCCTCGACCTGGCGGTGCTGCCCGCGCCGCCGGTGCTGCGCTTCGTCCAGGACCAGGAGACCGAGCGGCCGGGCGAGGCGGAGCCGTTCCGGCGCCGGCACCTGGTCTACGTTGCCCACCTGCCCGACCACTTGGCGGCGGCCGTCGCCGCGGTCGAGCAGGACGTCCCCGACGAGGCGCCCGTGGTGTGGCTGCCGGTGGCCGACACGGCCGCCCCCCACCTGTATCCGGACGTCGGTGCCGTCCTCGGCCAAGCCGCCTGGCCCGACGGCACCGCGGGCGGCCCGCTGCTGCTCCCGGCGATGACCACCACGTCCTACCGGTGGCGCTGA